The Antedon mediterranea chromosome 11, ecAntMedi1.1, whole genome shotgun sequence genome window below encodes:
- the LOC140062025 gene encoding uncharacterized protein, with the protein MSDVEEGSEDDDDEDKAASSSQWRTNACSKKGGEDKGTSTTSQWWPSTIIASRKDDEDQAASTSSQWRPSQSNSMDDKDEAVPLSSPIQPCKDLSQEDFRQLIVDFAQWFDGFNLLGMLRVLFKDIMDDVHTLENANSAMDLLSHLVASGELSRRKLSLLCDTIKITKQFGFESTSMNQLPSFQNIKEREVSSFTKYRIKLVNLGKVLTKENIATLDGTYNFPLTKKYKDSWILILDLELQGKLSKDKMKSLIKVLKENGMELAKKSVIDDNSTDDEEVEGAASISKSKDHSEEDDKEKRQLSPDDKIRKYLCDQQVNTCSKANRFQPAIMHSRYRVDIAHMFTDLNLMKENQNKITDPKPVGLDEVLAIVKKTPACKLLIEGEGGIGKTTLLRYFSYRWANKIDKTFEGKIVFLVNIRDIEKSKGVLDLIVKEINLKNFNLITDLPAENPRLIEKFITNHDNEIVLLLDGLDELQSGVDNPKNLFTGRELKNCKVILASRPEHIDEFIHESNVVHVKVKGFNSEIIEKYIKKYFEYFKVPKLGESLINELELVEPFKGGKHRDVYSMCKNPMLLLMICIMWQEKQNLPTDKSVLFEEVFRSILNQYNKEKKDEKIDAFKDTPKPIIDAMLVIGRGLYESLKINQLYIERKNLRGNKDMVTLALKLGFVYKDEPHSKSSFKEIFTAPHKLLVEALVGFYLSKSSHQLGEEEWDNIRENNNLNVAREFAIGFLGSRADTFLNHWITNSVTHYHNLINLFRFVKMEHIIKVENALNDCLWNSNLSIKPRINEICTSLKKCLHHIHHKDKDANVMKLLRVINGLGTKILIECICNEKLSKEKGIMLAHILIAVPKQNELLREISIWDEDVIEHLNSECRKLNFNYDVTEYSMHDRSLTSSFLVHLFCNSPKLTTLNIIGSELDVVLDTVIDNLTRQRVRLELQMIMDFSTSTLTKISGCSLASLFAITPKLEALTLSSCSLSGVIINDMIKECIERGVNMECMRYLDISENDLSQMSGCSLALLFAITPKLKTLTLSNCSLSGVIINDMIKECIERGVKMECMEYLDIYGNDLSKISGCSLALLFAITPKLKNLHLQHCSLSGVIINDMIKECIERGVNMECMRTLDISENDLSKMSGCSLALLFAITPKLKTLNLSDCSLSGVIINDMIKECIKRGVKMECMEYLGIYGNDLSKISGCSLALLFAITPKLENLHLQDCSLSGVIINDMIKECIKRGVKMECMDYLNMDDNDLSKMNGCSLALLFAITPKLEILTLSSCSLSGVIINDMIKECIERGVNMECMRYLDISENDLSQMSGCSLALLFAITPKLETLTLRNCSLSGVIINDMIKECIERGVNMECMRTLDISENDLSQMSGCSFALLFAITPKLETLTLRNCSLSGVIINDMIKECIERGVNMECMRTLDISENDLGKMSGCSLALLFAITPKLKTLNLSDCSLSGVIINDTIKECIQRGVNMECMECLGMDDNDLSKMSGCSLTSLFAITPKLKTLNLSDCSLPGVIINDMIKECIKRGVNMECMRTLDISENDLSQMSGCSFALLFAITPKLETLTLRNCSLSGVIINDMIKECIERGVNMECMRTLDISENDLSQMSGCSFALLFAITPKLETLTLRNCSLSGVIINDMIKECIERGVNMECMRTLDISENDLGKMSGCSLALLFAITPKLKTLNLSDCSLSGVIINDTIKECIQRGVNMECMECLGMDDNDLR; encoded by the exons ATGTCTGATGTGGAAGAAG GTAGTGAGGATGACGATGATGAAGATAAGGCGGCATCATCCTCCCAATGGCGGACAAATGCCTGTAGCAAGAAGGGAGGTGAAGATAAGGGGACATCAACTACCTCCCAATGGTGGCCAAGTACCATTATCGCTAGCAGGAAGGATGATGAAGATCAGGCGGCATCAACTAGCTCTCAATGGCGGCCAAGTCAAA GTAATAGCATGGATGACAAAGATGAGGCTGTACCACTCAGTTCCCCAATCCAACCATGTAAAg ATTTGTCACAGGAAGACTTCAGACAGTTAATTGTAGACTTTGCACAATGGTTTGATGGGTTTAACCTCCTCGGCATGCTACGAGTTTTATTCAAAGACATTATGGATGACGTTCATACTTTGGAGAATGCTAATTCTGCAATGGACTTGTTATCTCATTTAGTGGCGTCTGGAGAATTGAGTCGACGAAAGCTTAGTCTATTGTGCGacacaattaaaataactaAGCAATTTGGCTTTGAGTCAACATCTATGAATCAACTTCCTTCCTTCCAAAATATCAAGGAACGTGAGGTGTCATCATTCACGAAGTACAGAATAAAACTTGTGAATCTGGGAAAAGTGCTTACTAAGGAAAACATAGCAACTCTTGATGGAACATACAACtttccactgacaaagaaataCAAAGACAGCTGGATTTTAATTTTAGATCTAGAACTTCAAGGAAAACTGAGCAAAGACAAAATGAAGTCACTTATAAAAGTATTGAAGGAGAATGGAATGGAGTTGGCTAAGAAATCCGTAATTGATG ATAATAGTACCGATGATGAGGAAGTTGAGGGCGCAGCATCCATCTCCAAATCTAAAG ATCATAGTGAGGAAGACGATAAAGAAAAACGGCAACTAAGTCcag ATGACAAAATTAGGAAGTATCTCTGTGATCAGCAAGTGAACACTTGCAGCAAAGCCAATCGGTTTCAACCAGCAATTATGCATTCACGATATAGAGTAGACATTGCACACATGTTTACTGATCTTAACCTAATGAAAGAAAACCAAAACAAGATTACAGATCCAAAACCAGTAGGTTTAGATGAAGTTTTAGCGATTGTCAAGAAAACACCTGCATGTAAACTGCTCATTGAAGGCGAAGGTGGAATTGGAAAGACAACTTTACTTAGATATTTCTCTTACAGATGGGCTaacaaaatagataaaacatttgaaggtaaaataGTATTTCTTGTCAATATTAGAGACATAGAGAAAAGCAAAGGTGTTCTAGATTTAATTGTAAAAGAAATCAATTTGAagaatttcaatttaataactgATCTTCCAGCAGAAAATCCCAGGTTAATTGAAAAATTTATTACAAATCATGATAATGAGATTGTATTATTATTGGATGGATTAGATGAATTACAATCTGGAGTTGATAATCCAAAAAATCTGTTCACAGGAAGAGAACTAAAAAATTGCAAAGTGATACTCGCATCACGACCAGAACACATTGATGAATTTATTCATGAAAGCAATGTTGTGCATGTAAAAGTAAAAGGGTTTAATTCTGAAATCATAGAGAAATACATAAAGAAATACtttgaatattttaaagtaCCTAAATTAGGAGAGTCTCTTATCAATGAGCTTGAGCTTGTTGAACCATTCAAAGGAGGCAAACATCGGGATGTATATTCAATGTGTAAGAATCCTATGTTACTTTTGATGATTTGCATTATGTGGcaagaaaaacaaaatctgCCAACTGATAAATCCGTTTTATTTGAAGAAGTATTTCGAAGTATTTTAAATCAgtataataaagaaaagaaagatgAAAAAATAGATGCATTTAAAGATACACCAAAACCAATAATTGATGCCATGCTTGTGATAGGAAGAGGACTGTATGAAAGCCTCAAAATCAACCAGCTCTATATCGAAAGAAAAAACCTAAGGGGAAACAAAGACATGGTGACATTAGCCCTAAAATTAGGGTTTGTGTATAAAGACGAACCACATTCAAAGTCtagttttaaagaaatatttacaGCTCCTCACAAATTATTAGTAGAGGCACTGGTAGGATTTTATCTCTCCAAATCAAGTCATCAGTTAGGCGAGGAAGAATGGGATAATATaagagaaaataataatttgaatgtAGCAAGGGAGTTTGCAATTGGCTTTCTAGGTTCTAGGGCTGATACATTCCTAAATCATTGGATAACAAATAGTGTAACACATTATCACAATTTAATCAATCTCTTTAGATTTGTGAAAATGGAGCACATAATTAAAGTAGAGAATGCGCTTAATGACTGTTTGTGGAACTCAAATTTATCAATAAAGCCACGTATAAATGAAATATGTACATCATTAAAGAAATGCCTTCATCATATACATCATAAAGACAAAGATGCCAATGTTATGAAACTTTTAAGAGTTATAAATGGCCTAGGTACTAAAATACTTATTGAATGTATTTGTAATGAAAAGTTGTCTAAAGAAAAGGGCATTATGCTTGCTCACATTCTGATTGCTGTACCAAAACAGAATGAATTGTTGCGGGAAATTTCAATATGGGATGAAGATGTTATTGAACATCTAAATTCTGAGTGTCGgaaactaaattttaattatgatGTGACAGAGTATAGTATGCACGATCGTTCATTAACTTCTTCATTTCTAGTTCACTTGTTTTGTAATTCACCAAAACTAACTACACTCAATATCATAGGTAGTGAATTAGATGTTGTACTTGATACTGTGATAGACAATTTAACAAGACAAAGAGTAAGATTAGAATTACAAATGATTATGGATTTTAGTACTAGTACTCTAACCAAAATTAGTGGATGCTCACTTGCTTCATTATTTGCTATTACTCCTAAACTGGAAGCATTAACACTCAGTAGTTGCAGTCTATCAGGGGTTATTATCAATGATATGATCAAAGAGTGTATTGAAAGAGGAGTAAATATGGAATGTATGAGATACCTTGATATTAGTGAGAATGATCTAAGTCAAATGAGTGGATGTTCACTTGctttattatttgctattactCCTAAACTGAAAACATTAACACTCAGTAATTGCAGTCTATCAGGTGTTATTATCAATGATATGATCAAAGAGTGTATTGAAAGAGGAGTAAAGATGGAATGCATGGAATACCTTGATATCTATGGTAATGATCTAAGCAAAATTAGTGGATGTTCACTTGctttattatttgctattactCCTAAGCTGAAAAATTTACACCTCCAGCATTGCAGTCTATCAGGTGTTATTATCAATGATATGATCAAAGAGTGTATTGAAAGAGGAGTAAATATGGAATGTATGAGAACCCTTGATATTAGTGAGAATGATCTAAGTAAAATGAGTGGATGTTCACTTGctttattatttgctattactCCTAAACTGAAAACATTAAATCTCAGTGATTGCAGTCTATCAGGTGTTATTATCAATGATATGATCAAAGAGTGTATTAAAAGAGGAGTAAAGATGGAATGCATGGAATACCTTGGTATCTATGGTAATGATCTAAGCAAAATTAGTGGATGTTCACTTGctttattatttgctattactCCTAAGCTGGAAAATTTACACCTCCAGGATTGCAGTCTATCAGGTGTTATTATCAATGATATGATCAAAGAGTGTATTAAAAGAGGAGTAAAGATGGAATGTATGGATTACCTTAATATGGATGATAATGATCTAAGCAAAATGAATGGATGTTCACTTGctttattatttgctattactCCTAAACTGGAAATATTAACACTCAGTAGTTGCAGTCTATCAGGGGTTATTATCAATGATATGATCAAAGAGTGTATTGAAAGAGGAGTAAATATGGAATGTATGAGATACCTTGATATTAGTGAGAATGATCTAAGTCAAATGAGTGGATGTTCACTTGctttattatttgctattactCCTAAACTGGAAACATTAACACTCAGGAATTGCAGTCTATCAGGTGTTATTATCAATGATATGATCAAAGAGTGTATTGAAAGAGGAGTAAATATGGAATGTATGAGAACCCTTGATATTAGTGAGAATGATCTAAGTCAAATGAGTGGATGTTCATTTGctttattatttgctattactCCTAAACTGGAAACATTAACACTCAGGAATTGCAGTCTATCAGGTGTTATTATCAATGATATGATCAAAGAGTGTATTGAAAGAGGAGTAAATATGGAATGTATGAGAACCCTTGATATTAGTGAGAATGATCTCGGTAAAATGAGTGGATGTTCACTTGctttattatttgctattactCCTAAACTGAAAACATTAAATCTCAGTGATTGCAGTCTATCAGGTGTTATTATCAATGATACGATCAAAGAGTGTATTCAAAGAGGAGTAAATATGGAGTGTATGGAATGCCTTGGTATGGATGATAATGATCTAAGTAAAATGAGTGGATGTTCACTTACTTCATTATTTGCTATTACTCCTAAACTGAAAACATTAAATCTCAGTGATTGCAGTCTACCAGGTGTTATTATCAATGATATGATCAAAGAGTGTATTAAAAGAGGAGTAAATATGGAATGTATGAGAACCCTTGATATTAGTGAGAATGATCTAAGTCAAATGAGTGGATGTTCATTTGctttattat